From Zingiber officinale cultivar Zhangliang chromosome 5B, Zo_v1.1, whole genome shotgun sequence, the proteins below share one genomic window:
- the LOC121987196 gene encoding gibberellin 3-beta-dioxygenase 1-like, which translates to MPTAAGQIQPPRQYHHGTHHLDFESAIEVPDSHAWPDLDDLPSAAAAASPGTSVPVVDLSVSVDAVLGQLASACAAWGAFQVTGHGVPPGLLLRAEAASRRLFALPTSHKLRAARPAEGGASGYGTARISCFFPKLMWSEGFTIAGSPLEHARTLWPAGDPFAFCDVIEEYSAHMQRLARKLLRLMLFSLGLDDDDLGPIHDTTAVLHLNSYPACPDPNRAMGLAPHTDSTLLTLLYQSDSSGLQVLEQSNRWVTVPPMSGALIVNVGDLFQILSNGRYKSVVHRAVVDRSRHRISVAYMCGPQKDAKVSPLEKLVEAQGRAAYRAVTWPEYLNLKGKLFGMTLESCQEDMLVDE; encoded by the exons ATGCCGACGGCCGCCGGGCAGATCCAACCTCCCCGCCAATACCACCACGGCACGCACCACCTCGATTTCGAGTCGGCGATCGAGGTCCCCGACTCGCACGCGTGGCCGGACCTCGACGACCTCCcgtcggccgccgccgccgcatcCCCGGGCACCTCCGTGCCCGTCGTCGACCTCTCCGTCTCCGTCGACGCCGTCCTCGGCCAGCTCGCCAGCGCTTGCGCCGCCTGGGGAGCCTTCCAGGTCACCGGCCACGGCGTCCCCCCCGGCCTCCTCCTCCGCGCCGAGGCCGCCTCCCGCCGCCTCTTCGCGCTCCCCACCAGCCACAAGCTCCGCGCCGCCCGCCCCGCCGAAGGCGGCGCATCCGGCTACGGCACCGCCCGCATCTCCTGCTTCTTCCCCAAGCTCATGTGGTCGGAGGGCTTCACCATCGCCGGCTCGCCGCTCGAGCACGCGCGCACGCTCTGGCCGGCCGGCGACCCCTTCGCCTTCTG TGACGTCATAGAAGAGTACAGCGCACACATGCAGCGGTTGGCCCGGAAGCTACTGCGGCTCATGCTCTTCTCTCTGGGCCTCGACGACGACGACCTCGGCCCAATCCATGACACCACGGCTGTGCTACATTTGAACTCCTACCCGGCTTGCCCCGACCCGAACCGAGCCATGGGTCTCGCTCCGCACACCGACTCGACCCTCCTCACCCTCCTCTATCAAAGCGACTCGAGCGGGCTTCAAGTCCTAGAACAATCGAACCGATGGGTGACGGTCCCCCCCATGTCCGGAGCTCTTATTGTGAACGTCGGAGATTTATTTCAAATACTATCGAACGGTAGGTATAAGAGTGTGGTGCATCGAGCGGTTGTCGATCGATCCCGCCACCGCATTTCGGTGGCCTACATGTGCGGTCCGCAAAAGGACGCCAAGGTCTCACCCTTGGAGAAGCTAGTGGAGGCCCAAGGCAGGGCTGCCTACCGCGCTGTTACCTGGCCCGAGTACTTGAACCTCAAGGGCAAGCTCTTTGGCATGACACTCGAGTCATGTCAAGAAGACATGCTAGTGGACGAGTGA